From a region of the Arvicanthis niloticus isolate mArvNil1 chromosome 6, mArvNil1.pat.X, whole genome shotgun sequence genome:
- the Cldn6 gene encoding claudin-6: protein MASTGLQILGIVLTLLGWVNALVSCALPLWKVTAFIGNSIVVAQMVWEGLWMSCVVQSTGQMQCKVYDSLLALPQDLQAARALCVVTLLIVLFGLLVYLAGAKCTTCVEDKNSKSRLVLVSGIIFVISGVLTLIPVCWTAHAIIQDFYNPLVADAQKRELGASLYLGWAASGLLLLGGGLLCCACSSGGPRGPGHYMARYSTSVPHSRGPSEYPTKNYV from the coding sequence ATGGCCTCTACTGGTCTGCAAATCTTGGGGATCGTCCTGACCCTGCTTGGCTGGGTCAACGCCCTGGTGTCCTGTGCCCTGCCACTGTGGAAAGTGACCGCCTTCATCGGCAACAGCATCGTTGTGGCCCAGATGgtatgggaggggctgtggatgtcCTGTGTGGTCCAGAGCACTGGCCAGATGCAGTGCAAGGTGTACGACTCACTGCTGGCGCTGCCCCAGGACCTGCAGGCTGCCAGAGCCCTCTGTGTTGTCACCCTCCTCATTGTCCTGTTTGGTCTGCTCGTGTACCTGGCCGGAGCCAAGTGCACTACCTGTGTGGAAGACAAGAACTCCAAGTCTCGTCTGGTGCTCGTCTCTGGCATCATCTTTGTCATCTCCGGAGTCCTGACTCTCATTCCCGTCTGCTGGACTGCCCATGCCATCATCCAGGACTTCTACAACCCCTTGGTGGCTGATGCCCAAAAGCGGGAGCTGGGGGCCTCCCTCTACCTGGGCTGGGCAGCCTCGGGCCTTTTGCTGCTAGGTGGAGGGTTGCTGTGTTGCGCCTGCTCTTCTGGAGGGCCCCGGGGACCTGGCCACTACATGGCCCGCTATTCTACATCTGTCCCACATTCTCGAGGGCCCTCTGAATACCCCACCAAGAATTACGTCTGA
- the Cldn9 gene encoding claudin-9, with the protein MASTGLELLGMTLAVLGWLGTLVSCALPLWKVTAFIGNSIVVAQVVWEGLWMSCVVQSTGQMQCKVYDSLLALPQDLQAARALCVVALLLALLGLLVAITGAQCTTCVEDEGAKARIVLTAGVLLLLSGILVLIPVCWTAHAIIQDFYNPLVAEALKRELGASLYLGWAAAALLMLGGGLLCCTCPPSHFERPRGPRLGYSIPSRSGASGLDKRDYV; encoded by the coding sequence ATGGCTtccactggccttgaactcctcggCATGACCCTGGCTGTGCTAGGCTGGCTAGGAACCCTGGTGTCCTGTGCCCTGCCACTGTGGAAGGTGACCGCCTTCATCGGCAACAGCATCGTTGTGGCCCAAGTGgtatgggaggggctgtggatgtcCTGTGTGGTCCAGAGCACTGGCCAGATGCAGTGCAAGGTGTACGACTCACTGCTGGCGCTGCCCCAGGACCTGCAGGCTGCCAGAGCCCTCTGTGTCGTGGCCCTCCTGCTGGCTTTGCTGGGCCTGCTGGTGGCTATCACGGGTGCCCAATGCACCACATGTGTGGAGGATGAAGGTGCCAAGGCGCGTATTGTACTCACCGCAggggtcctcctcctcctctcggGCATCCTGGTGCTCATCCCTGTCTGCTGGACAGCCCATGCCATCATCCAGGATTTTTATAACCCGCTGGTTGCCGAAGCCCTCAAGAGAGAGCTGGGGGCTTCCCTCTACCTGGGCTGGGCCGCTGCTGCACTGCTCATGCTAGGAGGAGGGCTTCTCTGCTGTACGTGTCCCCCGTCCCACTTCGAGCGTCCCCGCGGCCCCAGGCTGGGCTACTCCATCCCTTCCCGTTCAGGTGCTTCGGGACTGGATAAGAGGGACTATGTGTGA